Proteins encoded in a region of the Anopheles ziemanni chromosome 2, idAnoZiCoDA_A2_x.2, whole genome shotgun sequence genome:
- the LOC131287486 gene encoding zinc finger protein 771-like — protein MSGTTETDIDSPFVKKEKCCKICGATDGPMESIFCNAEDTAMLNKIYKSTRVEVTPVCGLISPICEACHRRIDEYDEHAQPKVIEYVIKTELDDDTLDYDPLNVGNLTDPMAIEDNSEDDIDVKITYGRRPNKRKINRKAINIVKSMPQTLPTRRRPGRPPKVKLELQKPVELSTEIVMLKQEELANEQTVMEKVNRLKHRECRKTRKSLDGDSSGEGGFDSHDAKRLPHEEQESEMDEPDVTDGDERLSKDSVDSDSQDERNPTVRRKVLRSGRTATHQKGLKKKGGLPEQCEVCGKTVSYMREHMRLHRIEKQHPCPHCDRTFVQANNLKYHIRKHLGEKPYSCKQCDKQFYCEAHLKSHMRVHGPQGLFQCDVCPKSFNQECNLKKHLRVHTGEKPYSCDTCGKRFNSTSNLRNHSRLHSDERPLTCDHCSKSFVDVHHLQRHIRVHTGERPYMCHVCSHAFYCQNGLMDHLKTHIEEKFFKID, from the exons ATGAGTGGCACGACTGAAACCGACATCGATAG CCCGTttgtaaaaaaggaaaaatgctgCAAAATCTGTGGTGCCACCGATGGCCCAATGGAATCTATTTTCTGCAACGCGGAAGATACGGCCATGCTgaacaaaatatataaatCCACACGTGTTGAG GTTACCCCGGTTTGTGGGTTGATTTCTCCAATATGTGAAGCGTGCCATCGGCGGATAGATGAGTACGACGAACATGCGCAACCGAAAGTGATAGAATATGTCATCAAGACTGAACTGGACGACGACACATTAGACTACGATCCACTTAATGTTGGCAACCTGACCGATCCAATGGCAATCGAAG ATAATTCCGAAGATGATATAGATGTAAAAATTACCTATGGCAGACGCCCAAATAAACGAAAGATCAACAGAAAAGCCATTAATATTGTGAAGAGCATGCCACAAACCCTTCCAACGCGAAGGCGTCCAGGAAGACCACCGAAAGTGAAACTAGAATTGCAAAAACCAGTGGAGCTTTCTACCGAGATTGTCATGTTGAAGCAAGAAGAGTTGGCAAATGAGCAAACAGTTATGGAAAAAGTAAATCGATTAAAACATAGGGAATGTCGGAAAACGAGAAAATCCCTAGATGGGGACAGCTCAGGAGAAGGTGGCTTCGATTCGCACGATGCTAAGAGACTTCCACATGAAGAACAAGAGTCGGAGATGGACGAACCGGATGTTACGGATGGCGATGAGCGGTTAAGTAAGGACAGTGTCGATAGCGATTCGCAGGATGAACGCAACCCAACGGTACGGCGAAAAGTACTCCGAAGCGGCCGCACAGCGACGCATCAAAAAGGTCTCAAGAAAAAAGGAGGCCTTCCGGAGCAGTGCGAGGTTTGCGGAAAAACCGTGTCCTACATGCGCGAGCACATGCGGCTGCATCGGATCGAAAAGCAGCACCCCTGTCCGCACTGTGACCGGACGTTCGTGCAGGCAAACAACCTAAAGTACCACATTCGGAAGCATCTCGGCGAAAAGCCATACTCGTGCAAGCAATGCGACAAACAGTTCTACTGCGAGGCACACCTTAAGTCGCACATGCGTGTGCATGGCCCGCAGGGTCTGTTCCAGTGCGACGTATGTCCGAAGAGCTTCAACCAGGAGTGCAATCTGAAGAAACATCTACGTGTGCACACGGGAGAAAAGCCTTACAGTTGCGATACTTGTGGCAAGCGGTTTAATAGTACATCGAATCTGCGCAACCACTCGCGGCTGCATTCGGACGAACGGCCACTAACGTGTGACCATTGTTCGAAAAGTTTCGTCGATGTGCACCACCTTCAGCGGCACATTCGGGTGCACACGG GCGAACGTCCCTACATGTGTCACGTTTGTTCACACGCGTTCTATTGCCAGAACGGCTTGATGGATCATCTTAAAACCCACatcgaggaaaagtttttcaaaattgacTAG
- the LOC131293911 gene encoding probable cytochrome P450 305a1, which yields MLAILVGIAVALFCTYLINEFRRPANYPPGPPWLPVVGNTPYIRKLARQYGGQHKVFELLGKSYQSDVIGLKLGREYVVVALNYTAVNEVHRNDVFAGRPDNFFIRLRTMGTRLGVTCTDGAFWAEHRSFVTRHLRQAGYGRQPMQVQIQNELNELVDVIRERRGAPIWPGSILSTSVINVLWTFVTGTRIPRDDDRLQRLLTLLQDRSRAFDMSGGVLSQLPWLRFIAPEWSGYNLLRRFNKQLTEFFTPTIEEHHRNFGEERAGDDLIYAYIKEMRERKDDPETTFTDLQLTMIILDIFIAGGQTTSTTLDLAFMMMRLRPDIQARVRQEIDAKLQTEELPQQTDRSQLPYTDAFLLEVQRFFHIVPVSGPRRTLAECSLGGYRIPKNTTVLIGLKTVHMDPEYWGDPEVFRPERFLVEFGSDMKTHPHTDRLMIFGIGKRRCLGEVLARACLFTFFVGIMQKFELLEPTNSQPGMEPSIVLRPGITLSPKPYDVVFKPRFL from the exons ATGCTCGCCATCCTTGTGGGCATTGCAGTGGCATTGTTCTGTACCTATCTCATCAATGAATTTCGTCGGCCGGCCAACTATCCACCGG GCCCACCCTGGCTTCCGGTAGTTGGAAATACGCCGTACATAAGGAAACTAGCACGCCAGTATGGAGGCCAACATAAGGTGTTCGAACTGCTCGGCAAGTCATACCAGAGTGATGTGATCGGATTGAAGCTGGGCCGTGAGTATGTCGTCGTCGCCCTCAACTACACCGCCGTAAATGAGGTGCACCGCAATGATGTCTTTGCCGGACGACCGGACAACTTCTTCATCCGGCTGCGAACAATGGGAACAAG ACTTGGAGTGACATGCACGGATGGCGCGTTCTGGGCAGAACATAGAAGCTTCGTGACGCGCCATCTGCGACAAGCTGGTTACGGTCGTCAACCTATGCAAGTGCAGATTCAGAACGAGCTGAATGAACTGGTAGACGTAATTCGCGAACGTAGGGGCGCACCAATTTGGCCCGGATCGATCCTTTCGACAAGCGTCATCAATGTGCTGTGGACGTTTGTTACCGGAACACGCATCCCACGAGACGATGACCGACTGCAGCGCCTTCTGACGCTGCTGCAGGATCGTTCGAGGGCTTTCGACATGTCGGGCGGTGTGCTGAGTCAGCTTCCGTGGCTTCGTTTCATTGCGCCCGAGTGGAGCGGCTACAATTTGCTGCGAAGGTTCAACAAGCAACTGACCGAATTCTTCACCCCTACCATCGAAGAACACCATCGGAATTTTGGCGAGGAACGGGCAGGCGATGACCTGATTTATGCCTACATCAAGGAGATGCGAGAACGCAAGGACGATCCGGAGACAACCTTCACCGACCTGCAGCTGACGATGATCATCCTGGATATCTTCATCGCTGGTGGACAAACGACAAGCACCACGCTTGACTTGGCCTTCATGATGATGCGCTTGCGGCCCGACATTCAGGCTCGGGTGCGCCAAGAAATCGACGCTAAGTTACAGACGGAAGAACTACCCCAACAGACCGACCGATCCCAGCTGCCATACACCGACGCGTTCCTGCTGGAGGTTCAACGGTTTTTCCACATCGTCCCCGTGAGTGGACCACGTCGTACTCTGGCCGAATGTTCGCTCGGTGGCTATCGAATACCAAAGAACACCACCGTACTGATCGGCCTGAAGACGGTGCATATGGATCCGGAGTATTGGGGCGATCCGGAGGTGTTTCGACCGGAACGGTTTCTCGTCGAGTTCGGGAGCGACATGAAGACGCACCCACACACGGATCGATTGATGATCTTTGGCATCGGCAAGAGGCGCTGCCTTGGCGAGGTGCTGGCACGTGCATGTTTGTTCACGTTTTTCGTTGGAATTATGCAAAAATTTGAGCTTCTCGAGCCAACGAACTCGCAGCCCGGCATGGAACCATCAATCGTTCTGAGACCAGGCATTACGTTGTCTCCGAAACCGTATGACGTTGTTTTTAAGCCTCGCTTCTTGTAA
- the LOC131293910 gene encoding probable cytochrome P450 305a1 produces MITVVLATVALILVVLFLAKELYRPANYPPGPRWLPIVGNTPLVRKMVAQNGGMLANVCDKLAESYGSSVIGMKLGRERIVVCLGYNEVKEVLLNDAFQGRPDNFFIRLRTLGTRLGITCTDGQFWSEQRSCVTRHLRQAGYGRQAMHVQIQKELEELVDVIQARQEEPLWPDSILAISVINVFWMIVTGERVPREDDRLHRLVSLLQMRSKAFDMSGGTLNQLPWLRFIAPEWSGYNLVRRFNKQLIEFFTPTIEEHHRSFSEDSANDDLIYAYIKEMRERKDDVGTNFTDLQLTMIILDIFIAGGQTTSTTLDLAFMMMLAHPEVQAKVHEEIDSNLALEATPHYDDRLKLPYSEAVLLEIQRYFSIVPLNGPRRTTSDCTLGGYRVPKDTTVLMGLRNVHMDPAHWGDPEVFRPERFLDENRNIVNTERLLPFGQGKRRCLGETLARSCLFTIFVGVMKNFFLHKPEQSSESDDMAPSLLLKPGITLSPKPYHVVFKPRHTTTPH; encoded by the exons ATGATCACCGTAGTGTTGGCAACAGTTGCGTTAATCTTGGTCGTCCTTTTCCTTGCAAAAGAACTCTATCGTCCGGCCAACTATCCTCCAG GTCCACGATGGCTTCCGATCGTAGGCAACACACCGTTGGTACGAAAAATGGTCGCTCAGAATGGCGGTATGCTTGCTAACGTCTGCGACAAGCTGGCCGAGTCCTATGGAAGCTCAGTTATTGGGATGAAGCTCGGCCGGGAGCGAATCGTAGTTTGTCTCGGGTACAACGAGGTGAAGGAGGTCCTCTTGAACGACGCATTTCAGGGAAGACCCGATAATTTCTTCATCCGATTGCGGACTCTTGGAACAAG GCTAGGGATCACTTGTACCGACGGGCAGTTCTGGAGTGAGCAAAGAAGCTGCGTAACACGCCACCTACGCCAGGCTGGTTACGGACGTCAGGCGATGCATGTGCAGATCCAGAAAGAATTGGAGGAACTAGTTGACGTTATTCAAGCACGCCAGGAAGAACCTCTCTGGCCTGACTCGATCCTTGCGATCAGTgttatcaatgttttttggatgatcgTCACCGGGGAGCGAGTACCACGGGAAGATGACCGCCTGCATAGGTTAGTGAGTTTACTTCAGATGCGCTCGAAGGCCTTCGATATGTCCGGTGGAACGTTGAACCAGCTACCGTGGCTTCGTTTCATCGCGCCCGAATGGAGTGGATACAACCTGGTGCGTCGTTTCAACAAGCAACTGATCGAGTTCTTTACGCCTACCATTGAGGAGCATCACCGAAGCTTCAGCGAGGACAGTGCCAACGATGACCTCATATATGCCTACATCAAGGAGATGCGCGAACGAAAGGACGACGTGGGAACAAACTTCACCGACCTGCAGCTGACTATGATCATCCTGGATATCTTCATCGCCGGTGGTCAAACAACTAGCACCACGCTCGACCTGGCCTTCATGATGATGCTAGCGCATCCGGAAGTGCAAGCTAAAGTGCACGAAGAAATCGACTCTAACCTAGCGCTGGAGGCTACACCACATTACGATGACCGTTTGAAGCTTCCTTATAGCGAGGCGGTCCTGCTCGAGATCCAGCGATACTTCTCTATCGTTCCACTAAACGGACCGCGTCGTACAACTAGCGATTGCACCCTGGGAGGCTATCGTGTGCCGAAAGACACCACGGTATTAATGGGATTGAGGAACGTACACATGGACCCGGCGCACTGGGGTGACCCAGAAGTGTTCCGACCGGAACGCTTCCTGGACGAGAACCGGAACATCGTCAACACGGAACGCCTGTTGCCGTTTGGACAAGGAAAGCGGCGCTGCCTCGGGGAAACGTTGGCCCGATCTTGCTTGTTTACAATCTTCGTCGGTGTgatgaagaacttttttctgCATAAACCGGAGCAGAGCTCGGAGTCGGACGACATGGCGCCATCGTTGTTGCTTAAGCCGGGAATAACTCTTTCACCCAAACCGTACCATGTCGTGTTTAAACCGAGACATACAACTACACCACATTGA
- the LOC131293909 gene encoding methyl farnesoate epoxidase-like, with product MWIPVLVMFVLLMAVYCACDVQKPKKFPPGPAWWPMLGSGLVVVKMVRSLKYFHLMWMTLCRQYGQIVGVRFGQDRIIIVSGREAIRTMYSMVQFDGRPDGFFFRMRSFGQRLGVALADGPNWEVQRKFAVRTMKQLGMGRNEFVRVIEREVHELVENFRQRAATGEVFPMSSSLDIALLNVVWVMMAGQRYEFENARLKWLADTIHKTFHVIDISGGTLNRFPWLRHVCPESSGYGPMMRLLKPLWAFLEETIELIRRNPHCADRRDCLISAFLVEMSRAEHHSSFSEAQLVSLCLDLFQAGIETISSVLGFAFLYMLHNPHVMHKVQKELHSVVGPNRLPTADDRSLLPYCEAVILEVERIATVVPSGLVHRAMNDVELCGYHIPKDSIVLPLLYSLQMDKDYWTDPDVFRPERFLSEGGERIVQHDLFIPFGAGRRRCLGEALAKPAIFLFFTSIMHCFTIESSDHELPSLNPIDGITLSPQPYNIRITAKSSTEHRYIY from the exons ATGTGGATCCCCGTTCTGGTAATGTTTGTGTTGCTGATGGCAGTGTATTGTGCCTGTGATGTGCAAAAGCCGAAAAAATTTCCTCCCG GTCCAGCATGGTGGCCAATGTTGGGTAGTGGATTGGTAGTGGTAAAGATGGTGCGCTCCCTGAAGTACTTTCATCTAATGTGGATGACACTTTGTCGGCAGTATGGACAGATCGTGGGCGTTCGGTTCGGCCAGGATCGGATCATCATCGTTTCCGGACGGGAAGCGATCCGGACAATGTATTCCATGGTGCAGTTCGATGGTCGACCGGATGGATTCTTCTTCCGGATGCGCTCGTTCGGGCAGCGGCTCGGTGTGGCCCTTGCCGACGGTCCGAACTGGGAGGTGCAACGTAAGTTTGCCGTGCGTACGATGAAGCAGCTCGGCATGGGACGAAACGAGTTCGTGCGGGTTATCGAGCGTGAAGTGCATGAGCTGGTCGAGAACTTCCGCCAGCGTGCGGCCACCGGAGAGGTGTTCCCGATGAGTAGCTCACTGGACATTGCCCTGCTGAATGTAGTGTGGGTGATGATGGCCGGCCAGCGGTATGAGTTCGAAAATGCACGATTAAAGTGGCTCGCAGATACCATCCATAAAACGTTCCACGTGATCGATATTTCCGGAGGCACACTGAACCGGTTTCCGTGGCTTCGCCACGTGTGCCCCGAAAGCTCTGGGTATGGCCCGATGATGCGACTGCTAAAACCTTTGTGGGCTTTCCTGGAA GAAACGATCGAGTTGATTCGGAGAAATCCTCACTGCGCCGACCGCCGTGACTGCTTGATCTCGGCCTTCCTGGTGGAAATGTCTCGAGCAGAACACCACAGTTCCTTCTCCGAAGCTCAGCTCGTCAGCTTATGCTTGGATCTGTTTCAGGCCGGCATCGAGACGATCAGCAGTGTGCTCGGGTTTGCCTTTCTGTATATGCTCCACAACCCACACGTGATGCATAAAGTACAAAAAGAGCTACACTCGGTCGTTGGACCGAATCGGCTGCCGACAGCGGACGATCGATCATTGCTTCCGTACTGCGAGGCGGTGATATTGGAGGTGGAACGCATTGCTACGGTCGTTCCTTCGGGACTGGTACACCGGGCCATGAACGATGTGGAGCTCTGTGGGTATCACATTCCGAAGGACTCGATCGTCCTTCCACTGTTATACTCGCTGCAGATGGATAAGGACTATTGGACTGATCCAGACGTGTTCCGACCGGAACGGTTTCTCAGTGAAGGAGGTGAACGGATAGTGCAGCATGATCTTTTCATTCCGTTTGGTGCAGGACGTAGACGCTGTCTCGGGGAGGCACTAGCAAAACCCgcgattttccttttctttaccAGCATTATGCACTGCTTTACGATCGAGTCGTCTGACCACGAGCTTCCTTCGCTAAACCCGATTGATGGGATAACGCTCTCACCGCAGCCGTATAATATCAGAATCACCGCGAAAAGTTCAACAGAACATAGATATATTTATTGA